One window of Burkholderia vietnamiensis LMG 10929 genomic DNA carries:
- the rsmD gene encoding 16S rRNA (guanine(966)-N(2))-methyltransferase RsmD yields the protein MSRSSSGRPAASAGRGKPHTIRIIGGDWKRTPLAVLDLDGLRPTPDRVRETLFNWLGQDLAGRRCLDLFAGTGALGFEAASRGAASVVMVERHPRAAQQLRAIKDKLGARSVEVAEADALRLAAGLTPGAFDVVFLDPPFGEPAVLARALALAAPLVAPDGALYVETGEALEPDAHEALAGWQVVKHGKAGAVHYHLLQRENDE from the coding sequence ATGTCCCGTTCCTCTTCCGGCCGCCCCGCGGCCTCTGCCGGCCGCGGCAAGCCGCACACGATCCGCATCATCGGCGGTGACTGGAAACGCACTCCGCTCGCCGTGCTCGATCTCGACGGCCTGCGGCCGACCCCCGATCGCGTGCGCGAGACGCTGTTCAACTGGCTCGGCCAGGATCTCGCCGGCCGGCGCTGCCTCGACCTGTTCGCGGGCACCGGCGCGCTCGGCTTCGAGGCCGCGTCGCGCGGCGCGGCGAGCGTCGTGATGGTCGAGCGCCACCCGCGCGCGGCGCAGCAGCTTCGCGCGATCAAGGACAAGCTGGGCGCGCGCTCGGTCGAGGTCGCGGAAGCCGACGCGCTGCGGCTCGCGGCCGGGCTGACGCCGGGCGCGTTCGACGTCGTGTTCCTCGATCCGCCGTTCGGCGAGCCGGCCGTGCTGGCGCGCGCGCTCGCGCTGGCGGCGCCGCTCGTCGCGCCGGACGGCGCGCTGTACGTCGAAACCGGCGAGGCGCTGGAACCCGATGCGCACGAAGCGCTGGCCGGCTGGCAGGTGGTGAAGCACGGCAAGGCAGGCGCGGTTCACTATCATTTGCTGCAACGCGAAAATGATGAATAA